One part of the Bacteroidota bacterium genome encodes these proteins:
- a CDS encoding serine hydroxymethyltransferase yields MKPDNIVFEFIKEERNRQLHGLELIASENFVSDQVMRALGSVLTNKYAEGLPGKRYYGGCQVVDKVEQLAIDRAKTLYNAAWVNVQPHSGAQANASVMLGVLKPGDKILGFNLAHGGHLTHGSPVNFSGKLYVPCFYNVNRETGRVDYDEVEKKAQIEKPKLIICGASAYSRDWDYARLRKIADSIEVPLNKGGQGGCLLMADIAHPAGLIARGLLSDPLPHCHIVTTTTHKTLRGPRGGMIMMGKDFPNPCGLTTPKGEIKMMSAVLDGAVFPGTQGGPLEHAIAAKAIAFGEAMEESFLKYATQVVKNARTMAKTFMEKGYSISSGGTDNHCMLIDLRNKNLTGKKAEESLIKADITVNKNMVPFDDKSPFVTSGIRIGTAAVTTRGLKEKDMLKIVELIDDVLMHTDNETRIAEVKKEVNKWMKKYPLFNW; encoded by the coding sequence ATGAAACCAGACAATATAGTTTTTGAATTCATCAAAGAAGAGCGCAACCGCCAACTGCACGGGCTTGAACTCATCGCATCCGAAAATTTTGTGAGTGATCAAGTGATGCGCGCATTGGGTTCTGTTCTCACAAACAAATATGCAGAAGGACTTCCCGGTAAAAGATATTATGGCGGATGCCAAGTGGTGGATAAAGTGGAGCAACTCGCCATTGACCGCGCCAAAACGCTGTACAACGCTGCCTGGGTGAATGTTCAGCCGCACTCAGGCGCGCAGGCAAACGCTTCGGTGATGCTCGGTGTACTAAAACCAGGAGATAAAATACTCGGCTTCAATCTTGCTCACGGTGGGCATCTCACTCACGGCTCACCGGTAAACTTTTCAGGGAAATTATATGTTCCATGTTTCTACAATGTGAATCGCGAAACAGGAAGAGTTGATTATGACGAAGTAGAGAAGAAGGCGCAGATTGAAAAACCAAAACTTATTATCTGCGGTGCATCGGCTTACTCACGCGATTGGGATTACGCACGGCTCAGAAAAATTGCCGATTCAATTGAAGTCCCCCTTAATAAAGGGGGGCAGGGGGGTTGTTTGCTCATGGCGGATATCGCTCACCCTGCCGGATTGATCGCCCGTGGGTTGCTCAGCGATCCGCTTCCGCATTGCCACATCGTAACCACCACCACCCACAAAACATTGCGCGGTCCACGCGGAGGAATGATCATGATGGGAAAAGATTTTCCAAATCCATGTGGACTTACCACTCCCAAAGGAGAAATTAAAATGATGTCGGCAGTTTTAGATGGCGCTGTTTTCCCCGGCACACAAGGCGGTCCCCTGGAGCATGCCATTGCGGCAAAGGCAATCGCCTTCGGTGAAGCAATGGAAGAATCATTCCTCAAATATGCTACGCAAGTGGTGAAGAACGCACGCACGATGGCAAAAACATTTATGGAAAAAGGATACAGCATCAGTTCCGGTGGAACCGATAATCACTGCATGTTAATTGACCTTAGGAATAAAAACCTGACAGGAAAAAAAGCGGAGGAATCGCTTATCAAAGCAGATATTACCGTGAACAAAAACATGGTTCCCTTTGATGATAAATCCCCTTTCGTTACTTCAGGAATCAGAATCGGAACTGCCGCGGTTACAACCAGAGGGCTGAAAGAAAAAGATATGCTGAAAATTGTTGAACTGATTGATGACGTGCTGATGCATACTGATAATGAAACAAGAATTGCTGAAGTGAAGAAAGAAGTGAATAAGTGGATGAAGAAGTATCCTCTTTTTAATTGGTAA
- a CDS encoding YqgE/AlgH family protein, protein MMKLDFTKFKPEQGKLLISEPFMNDPNFKRSVILLANHNDEGSVGFVLNRPMDLKLHQIVEEFEGNDFPVWDGGPVQRDSLFYIHTLGDAIPESINIMGDLYWGGNFETVKALLHGKKISQNEIRLFIGYSGWSDGQLKEEIKRNSWLVAPASIDIVMTNDWNKLWKDVLKGMGQEYGILANFPENPLWN, encoded by the coding sequence ATGATGAAATTAGACTTCACAAAATTCAAACCTGAACAAGGCAAACTGCTCATCTCCGAGCCGTTCATGAACGACCCGAATTTCAAGCGCTCGGTCATTCTGCTGGCGAATCATAATGATGAGGGCAGCGTTGGTTTTGTCCTCAACCGCCCTATGGATTTAAAGCTTCATCAGATTGTGGAAGAGTTTGAAGGAAATGATTTTCCCGTTTGGGATGGAGGACCCGTGCAGCGAGATAGTTTGTTTTACATTCATACGCTGGGTGATGCGATTCCAGAAAGCATTAACATCATGGGAGATTTATACTGGGGAGGCAATTTCGAAACAGTGAAAGCTCTTCTGCACGGAAAAAAGATTTCTCAGAATGAAATCCGCCTGTTCATCGGCTACTCCGGCTGGAGCGATGGACAATTGAAAGAGGAGATAAAGCGAAACTCATGGCTGGTGGCACCCGCTTCCATTGACATCGTTATGACCAACGACTGGAACAAACTCTGGAAAGATGTTCTTAAAGGAATGGGACAAGAATATGGCATCCTTGCCAACTTCCCTGAAAATCCTTTGTGGAATTAA
- a CDS encoding type II toxin-antitoxin system RelE/ParE family toxin has product MKRFRVIWDSVAISELKDIYDCLHRDSPQSALIVRDELVKTVGGLSTIPRKFQVYEYANPLLGEYCSVVRWSYRIVYEIIDSDVHIVRIIHTSRESGKIIL; this is encoded by the coding sequence ATGAAAAGATTTAGAGTTATCTGGGATTCGGTTGCAATTTCTGAACTGAAAGATATTTATGATTGCCTCCATCGCGATTCTCCGCAATCAGCATTAATTGTCAGGGATGAATTGGTAAAAACAGTTGGCGGATTAAGTACAATACCCCGAAAATTCCAAGTATATGAATATGCCAATCCGTTACTTGGCGAATACTGTTCTGTTGTTCGCTGGAGTTATAGAATTGTTTATGAGATTATAGATTCAGACGTGCATATTGTCAGAATCATTCACACCAGCAGAGAATCAGGGAAAATTATTTTATAA
- a CDS encoding cytochrome c — translation MKKIILTVITTLVIIVAIFTAYMYSGMYDVSQLTPHNALTKWMIRTTLHNSINARLKDIQVSPMNDTANFVDGFGHYNEMCVSCHGAPGIDPGEMAKGLYPKPPKFYKSDDMPDPDESFWIIKNGIKMTSMPAYGPTHNDKAIWAMTDFLLNKMNKMSPEEYQAWIKKYSEQEEKGETKGTEEQEKGDDD, via the coding sequence ATGAAAAAAATAATCCTCACCGTCATCACCACTTTGGTTATTATCGTTGCAATATTTACTGCCTACATGTATTCAGGCATGTATGATGTAAGCCAGTTAACACCGCACAATGCGCTCACCAAATGGATGATCAGAACCACTCTGCATAATTCCATCAACGCGAGATTGAAAGACATACAAGTTTCTCCGATGAACGATACGGCAAATTTCGTTGATGGATTCGGGCATTACAACGAGATGTGTGTCAGCTGCCATGGCGCTCCCGGTATTGATCCGGGTGAAATGGCTAAAGGACTTTATCCCAAGCCCCCCAAGTTCTATAAGTCAGATGATATGCCGGATCCTGATGAATCATTCTGGATTATTAAAAATGGTATCAAGATGACAAGCATGCCTGCGTACGGTCCCACGCATAACGACAAAGCGATATGGGCGATGACGGATTTCTTATTGAATAAAATGAACAAGATGTCTCCTGAAGAATATCAGGCATGGATAAAAAAATATTCCGAACAGGAAGAGAAGGGCGAAACTAAAGGTACAGAAGAGCAGGAAAAAGGAGACGATGATTAA